The following are encoded in a window of Lacinutrix sp. WUR7 genomic DNA:
- the bshB1 gene encoding bacillithiol biosynthesis deacetylase BshB1, with the protein MKLDILAFGAHPDDVELGCGGTIVKEIKNGKKVGIIDLTRGELGTRGTAATRKQEATNAAKILGVAVRENLGFADGFFINNRQHQLEIIKMIRKYQPEIILCNAIDDRHIDHGKGSQLVSDACFLSGLIKIETEVEGSLQEQWRPKQVYHYIQWKNIEPDFVVDISGSIETKMASVLAYQTQFFDANSKEPETPISSKNFTDSVDYRARDLGRLIGVTHAEGFTTERYAAVESLFDLK; encoded by the coding sequence ATGAAACTAGATATATTAGCCTTTGGTGCACATCCAGATGATGTAGAATTAGGTTGTGGTGGTACTATAGTAAAAGAAATTAAAAACGGAAAAAAGGTTGGTATTATAGATTTAACGCGAGGCGAACTAGGAACTCGTGGTACTGCGGCAACTAGAAAACAAGAAGCTACAAATGCGGCTAAGATTTTAGGAGTTGCTGTACGTGAAAATCTTGGTTTTGCGGATGGTTTTTTTATTAATAACCGACAACATCAATTAGAGATTATAAAGATGATACGTAAGTATCAGCCAGAAATTATTTTATGTAATGCTATTGATGATAGGCATATAGATCACGGTAAGGGAAGTCAGTTAGTGAGTGATGCTTGCTTTTTAAGCGGATTAATAAAGATTGAAACCGAAGTAGAAGGAAGCCTGCAAGAGCAGTGGAGGCCAAAGCAAGTATACCATTATATACAATGGAAAAATATTGAACCTGACTTTGTGGTAGATATTTCTGGATCTATAGAAACCAAGATGGCATCTGTTCTGGCTTACCAAACACAGTTTTTTGATGCGAATAGTAAAGAGCCTGAAACGCCTATTTCGAGTAAGAATTTTACAGATAGTGTAGATTATAGAGCTAGAGACCTAGGAAGATTGATTGGAGTAACCCATGCAGAAGGCTTTACTACAGAGCGTTATGCAGCCGTAGAAAGTTTGTTTGATTTAAAGTAA
- a CDS encoding SLC13 family permease codes for MIAILIITIALFIWGKFTPDIIALLSMLSLFLFGILNLTETLSGFSNPTVIMIAALFIIGEGLSQTGWTALAGEKFIKMAGKSKTKLLLITTLGSGLLSGVVSNTGTVATLMPVTIASAWSIGTLPSKLLMPVAFGSNTGGLLTLTGTPPNIIVNNAMIESGLEGFSFFEFSLIGIPLLLITLLYFKFIGHRLLPDNKTNNKPVDISNTLHKWIEAYQVDGEYYRLRVRSVSPLLNTKLGDWDFENKYGVSILRIKRRHPNRLKGKDPYIELPTEDTKFLYHDIITVKGETQAINALMISLRLGLLPLKPIANELRTNLINREVGMTEILVTPQSSLVGKQIKSIHFFDRYNVQLMAASRNSKPLTEREITVRAGDSFLIRGEWSAIDDLKKHHEHIVICGSPEGMVKTVTNITLKSYIALLSLILMIVLLVFKLVPGSIAALISAGIVLITGCVPMAKAYKGISWVSVIMIAAMIPMGVALQKTGTAELIANGLVNTLGALHPIVLLGGIFLLTTSFSQVINNSATAVLMAPIAILTANSLNLSAAPFMIIVAISASTAFLTPVGTTTNAMVMTAGGYKFMDYLKVGAPLLLLFLITSLILVPLFWPF; via the coding sequence ATGATAGCAATTCTTATTATCACCATCGCCTTATTTATTTGGGGCAAATTTACACCAGATATTATCGCATTACTATCAATGTTAAGTTTATTTCTTTTTGGGATTTTAAACTTAACAGAAACACTAAGCGGTTTTAGTAATCCAACTGTTATTATGATTGCTGCTTTATTTATTATTGGAGAAGGATTATCGCAAACTGGCTGGACAGCTTTGGCTGGTGAAAAATTTATAAAAATGGCTGGTAAAAGTAAAACGAAACTTTTACTAATAACCACATTAGGTTCTGGACTACTTTCTGGAGTAGTAAGTAATACAGGAACAGTAGCAACACTAATGCCAGTAACCATCGCTTCTGCTTGGAGTATTGGAACATTGCCCTCTAAATTATTAATGCCCGTTGCCTTTGGCTCTAATACCGGAGGCTTATTAACACTAACAGGAACGCCTCCTAATATTATAGTAAATAACGCCATGATAGAAAGTGGACTTGAAGGTTTCTCTTTCTTTGAATTTAGTTTAATAGGTATTCCGTTATTACTAATAACTCTTCTCTATTTTAAATTTATCGGACATAGACTTTTACCTGATAACAAAACGAATAATAAACCTGTAGATATAAGTAATACGCTTCATAAATGGATTGAAGCTTATCAAGTAGATGGTGAATACTATAGATTAAGAGTAAGGTCTGTGTCGCCATTATTAAATACTAAATTAGGAGATTGGGATTTTGAAAATAAATATGGTGTATCTATACTTCGTATTAAGAGAAGACACCCTAACCGTCTTAAAGGAAAGGACCCTTATATTGAACTTCCAACAGAGGATACAAAATTCTTGTATCATGATATCATAACAGTAAAGGGAGAAACGCAGGCTATAAATGCATTAATGATTAGTTTAAGACTAGGGCTTTTACCTTTAAAACCTATTGCAAATGAGCTAAGAACCAACCTCATTAATAGAGAAGTTGGTATGACGGAAATATTGGTAACACCTCAATCTTCTTTAGTTGGAAAACAAATAAAATCTATTCACTTTTTTGATAGATATAATGTACAATTAATGGCTGCTTCACGCAACTCAAAACCGCTAACAGAACGAGAAATTACAGTAAGAGCGGGGGATTCTTTTTTAATTAGAGGAGAATGGAGTGCTATTGACGATTTAAAAAAACATCATGAACATATCGTAATTTGTGGCAGTCCGGAAGGCATGGTTAAGACCGTAACTAATATTACCCTTAAATCTTATATCGCATTATTATCTTTAATATTAATGATTGTTTTATTGGTATTTAAACTTGTACCTGGATCGATTGCGGCATTAATTTCTGCCGGCATTGTATTAATCACTGGCTGTGTTCCAATGGCTAAAGCATATAAAGGTATTAGTTGGGTGAGTGTTATTATGATTGCTGCTATGATACCTATGGGAGTTGCTTTACAAAAAACAGGAACGGCAGAGCTAATAGCCAATGGACTTGTTAACACTTTAGGAGCTTTACATCCTATTGTACTACTAGGAGGTATTTTTCTATTAACCACATCCTTTAGTCAGGTTATTAATAATTCAGCTACAGCTGTATTAATGGCACCTATAGCAATTCTTACCGCAAATTCTCTAAACCTTTCTGCTGCTCCCTTTATGATTATAGTAGCTATTAGTGCATCCACCGCATTTCTAACTCCTGTTGGCACAACAACAAATGCTATGGTAATGACAGCTGGTGGATATAAATTTATGGATTACTTAAAAGTAGGAGCTCCATTGCTGCTACTCTTCTTAATAACATCATTAATACTAGTGCCATTATTTTGGCCTTTTTAA
- the pckA gene encoding phosphoenolpyruvate carboxykinase (ATP): protein MKTRDLTKYGIKDTNAHWNLSPEKLQAITIEKGMGKETANGTLAINTGKYTGRSPQDRFIVKDDYTKNRVWWGKTNKPISPENFEYLQSEITKYLSGKEIYVRDAYVCADPEYKTNVRTVTEYPWSNMFAYNMFLRSEESELENFKEDWLVLCAPGYEAKDPKSVGLRQGNFSVLNFSKKIALIGGSGYTGEIKKGIFSSLNFILPVEKDVLPMHCSANVGEAGDTAIFFGLSGTGKTTLSADPYRKLIGDDEHGWTADNNIFNFEGGCYAKVIDLSEEKEPDIFRAIKPGAILENVVFKDNGEIDYMDSSITQNTRVSYPIYHIDNIQKPSYAKNPTNIFFLTADAFGVLPPVSKLTPGQAAYHFISGYTAKVAGTEAGITEPVPSFSACFGEPFMPLHPTVYAEMLSKKMQDAGVNVWLINTGWSGGPYGVGSRIKLKYTRAMITAILNGDLDNVDYSQHPIFGLFMPKSCPNVPVELLDPMNTWTDKGAYISKSIQLAHSFHLNFEKFASEASEQIIEGGPLIDEHHHLKEHI from the coding sequence ATGAAAACAAGAGATCTAACAAAGTACGGAATTAAAGACACCAATGCACATTGGAATCTTTCCCCTGAAAAATTACAAGCCATTACTATTGAAAAAGGAATGGGTAAAGAAACTGCTAACGGGACATTAGCTATTAACACTGGAAAATATACGGGACGCTCACCTCAAGATCGATTTATTGTAAAAGATGATTATACAAAAAATCGCGTTTGGTGGGGAAAAACAAACAAACCAATCTCTCCTGAAAATTTTGAATATTTACAATCTGAAATCACAAAATATCTCAGCGGTAAAGAAATCTATGTAAGAGATGCTTATGTATGTGCAGATCCAGAATACAAAACAAATGTGAGAACCGTTACCGAATATCCTTGGTCAAACATGTTTGCCTACAATATGTTTTTACGTTCTGAGGAGTCTGAATTAGAAAATTTCAAAGAAGATTGGTTAGTACTTTGTGCTCCTGGTTACGAAGCAAAAGACCCCAAATCTGTTGGATTACGTCAAGGTAATTTTTCAGTACTTAATTTTTCAAAAAAAATAGCTTTAATTGGAGGATCTGGATATACTGGAGAAATAAAGAAAGGTATTTTCTCTTCTTTAAACTTTATTCTTCCTGTTGAAAAGGACGTTTTACCAATGCACTGTTCTGCTAATGTTGGAGAAGCTGGTGATACTGCTATATTCTTTGGATTATCTGGCACAGGGAAAACAACGTTATCTGCAGACCCTTATCGTAAACTAATTGGTGATGATGAGCATGGCTGGACAGCAGATAATAACATCTTTAATTTTGAAGGCGGATGTTATGCTAAAGTTATTGATCTTTCCGAAGAAAAAGAACCAGATATTTTTAGAGCTATTAAACCAGGAGCTATTCTTGAAAATGTAGTTTTTAAAGACAATGGTGAAATTGACTATATGGACAGTAGTATTACACAAAATACACGTGTAAGTTACCCTATTTATCATATTGATAATATTCAAAAACCATCCTACGCTAAGAATCCTACAAATATATTTTTCCTTACAGCGGATGCTTTTGGAGTATTACCTCCAGTATCTAAATTAACTCCAGGCCAAGCAGCATATCACTTTATTTCAGGATATACCGCTAAAGTTGCAGGAACAGAAGCTGGTATCACAGAACCTGTACCTTCTTTCTCTGCGTGTTTTGGAGAACCATTTATGCCATTACACCCAACAGTATATGCTGAAATGCTAAGCAAAAAAATGCAAGATGCTGGCGTTAACGTTTGGCTAATAAATACAGGCTGGAGTGGCGGTCCTTACGGCGTTGGTTCTCGTATTAAATTAAAATACACTAGAGCTATGATTACTGCAATCCTAAATGGAGATCTAGATAATGTAGATTATTCTCAACATCCCATATTTGGATTATTCATGCCAAAATCGTGTCCGAATGTACCTGTAGAATTATTAGACCCAATGAATACTTGGACTGACAAAGGAGCTTATATCAGCAAATCGATTCAATTAGCACATTCATTCCATTTAAATTTTGAAAAATTTGCGAGTGAAGCTTCCGAACAAATAATTGAAGGAGGTCCATTAATTGATGAACACCATCACTTAAAAGAACATATTTAA
- a CDS encoding DUF2490 domain-containing protein — MIIKTTLFVLLFSLFVPAQLFPQKTSEDYLGSWYTLGINHRFTEKISVTTYAELRFYEPISNYNLIFTSLSGNYHLKQNKTLSIAYAYLDIDSVFDEDNRPNTTENRIYEQYNYKHKLGAFNVQHRFRLEQRFLQLADKNELQNRLRYRFSLKYNINKTLFLGIKEEPFINFQDQAFHENRFFIGAGFHLFKHTQLQMDYLKHHIRKKNFNRIQIGISILTDYRKSKSHVNQQKLH; from the coding sequence ATGATTATAAAAACCACCCTATTCGTACTACTTTTTTCCTTATTCGTTCCAGCACAATTGTTTCCTCAAAAAACTTCTGAAGACTACTTAGGTTCTTGGTATACGCTAGGAATTAACCATAGATTCACAGAAAAAATTAGTGTAACCACATATGCCGAGCTACGGTTCTATGAACCTATATCCAATTATAATTTAATTTTCACTAGCCTTTCCGGAAATTACCATCTTAAACAGAATAAAACCCTTAGTATTGCATATGCGTACTTAGATATTGATAGTGTTTTTGACGAAGACAATCGTCCCAATACAACAGAAAATAGAATCTATGAACAATACAATTATAAGCATAAACTTGGTGCTTTTAATGTACAGCATCGCTTTAGACTAGAGCAACGCTTTTTGCAATTAGCTGATAAAAACGAATTGCAAAATAGATTACGTTATCGATTTAGTTTAAAATATAACATCAATAAAACGCTATTCCTTGGTATAAAAGAAGAACCTTTTATTAATTTTCAGGATCAAGCTTTTCATGAAAATCGTTTTTTCATTGGAGCTGGTTTTCACCTGTTTAAACACACACAACTACAGATGGATTATTTAAAACATCATATTAGAAAAAAGAATTTTAATCGTATTCAAATAGGAATTAGTATCCTAACCGATTACAGAAAATCTAAATCTCACGTTAATCAACAAAAGCTTCATTAA
- the rlmF gene encoding 23S rRNA (adenine(1618)-N(6))-methyltransferase RlmF yields MHKKNKHSKGYDFETLLKEFPKLEPFVFTNTHGTQTIDFANPEGVKILNKALLKSYYNIDYWEFADAHLCPPIPGRVDYIHHLATLLKPYSFKNKIQALDIGTGATCIYPLLGFAEYNWHFVGTDVESASLKNAQKIIDKNKLQDDISLRLQKEKAHVLNGIVNSKDTFMVSMCNPPFYKDEEEALEATQRKLKGLGNEGKQLVRNFSGTASELWFTGGEKAFLHTYLYESSLHKNNCFWFTSLVSNKSLVKSMQKSLKKLGATEVKVINMQLGNKISRVVAWTFLTEEDKKDWLL; encoded by the coding sequence ATGCATAAAAAAAACAAACATAGTAAAGGGTACGATTTTGAAACACTATTGAAGGAGTTTCCAAAACTAGAACCTTTTGTCTTTACTAATACCCACGGAACACAAACGATTGATTTCGCGAATCCGGAAGGAGTAAAAATACTGAATAAAGCATTACTTAAAAGTTATTATAATATAGATTATTGGGAGTTTGCAGATGCGCATTTATGTCCGCCAATCCCTGGTCGTGTAGATTATATACATCATTTAGCAACCCTTTTAAAACCATATTCTTTTAAAAATAAAATTCAGGCGTTAGATATTGGTACAGGAGCAACTTGTATTTATCCTTTGCTCGGTTTTGCGGAATATAATTGGCATTTTGTTGGAACAGATGTAGAAAGCGCTTCCTTGAAAAACGCACAAAAAATTATAGACAAAAATAAGTTGCAGGATGACATCTCCTTGCGTTTACAAAAGGAAAAGGCTCACGTCTTAAATGGAATAGTAAATTCCAAAGACACTTTTATGGTTAGTATGTGTAATCCTCCTTTTTATAAAGACGAAGAAGAGGCTTTGGAAGCAACACAACGTAAGTTGAAAGGCTTAGGGAATGAAGGAAAACAACTAGTTAGAAATTTTAGTGGAACAGCAAGTGAACTTTGGTTTACAGGAGGCGAAAAAGCTTTTTTACATACCTATTTGTATGAAAGTTCTTTGCATAAAAACAATTGCTTTTGGTTTACAAGTTTAGTTTCTAATAAATCCTTGGTGAAATCGATGCAGAAATCACTTAAGAAATTAGGAGCAACAGAAGTAAAGGTGATTAATATGCAGCTTGGTAATAAAATAAGTAGAGTAGTGGCTTGGACTTTTTTAACGGAAGAAGATAAAAAAGACTGGTTGTTGTAG
- a CDS encoding PLP-dependent aspartate aminotransferase family protein: MQNKKLGINTICTHVGETPDEQFKGAVSPMFMSTSYEFMDVDVKRYPRYFNTPNQDYLSKKIAALEHTEAAMIFGSGMAAISTVLLAFLKAGDHVVVQNDIYGGTRNLIEKHFESYNIAFTFTKDLKITSFAACIQPNTKLIYIETPSNPLLKLVDMKAVATLAKSENLLSVIDNTFASPIIQNPIDFGIDIVLHSATKYFGGHSDICAGAVASTQAHIDTIWQTGIALGGSLSDFTVWMLERSMKTLAIRVKAQQRNARKLAKFLDAHKAIEKVYYPGLKSHENHALAKKQMKGFGAMLSFELKKDIDAEAFLKALSLIKPSMSLAGIESTMLLPSKTSHSLLTAEARKEQGIKDGLIRFSVGIESKKDLIADIEQAINKTKNA, encoded by the coding sequence ATGCAAAATAAAAAGTTAGGAATCAATACCATTTGTACGCATGTTGGTGAAACGCCAGATGAACAGTTTAAAGGAGCTGTCTCGCCAATGTTTATGTCTACTTCGTATGAGTTTATGGATGTGGATGTTAAGCGTTATCCGAGATATTTCAATACACCAAATCAAGATTATTTATCCAAGAAAATTGCTGCTTTAGAACATACAGAAGCTGCTATGATTTTTGGATCTGGAATGGCTGCTATTAGTACCGTTCTGCTTGCTTTTTTGAAGGCTGGAGATCATGTGGTGGTACAAAATGATATTTATGGAGGAACAAGAAACCTGATTGAAAAGCATTTTGAGAGTTATAATATCGCATTCACTTTTACGAAAGATTTAAAAATCACTTCGTTTGCAGCGTGTATACAGCCAAACACCAAACTTATTTATATTGAAACACCTTCTAATCCGCTTTTAAAATTAGTAGATATGAAAGCAGTAGCAACTTTAGCAAAGTCGGAAAATTTATTATCTGTAATCGATAATACTTTTGCTAGTCCTATTATACAAAACCCAATTGATTTTGGAATCGACATTGTTTTGCATAGTGCAACCAAGTATTTTGGCGGTCATAGTGATATTTGTGCTGGAGCAGTTGCAAGTACCCAAGCGCATATAGATACCATTTGGCAAACTGGAATTGCACTTGGCGGAAGTCTGAGTGATTTTACTGTTTGGATGCTAGAACGAAGTATGAAAACCTTAGCAATTCGTGTAAAAGCGCAACAACGAAATGCAAGAAAATTAGCCAAGTTTTTAGATGCACATAAAGCCATTGAAAAAGTATATTATCCAGGTTTAAAGAGCCATGAAAATCATGCGTTAGCAAAAAAACAAATGAAAGGTTTTGGTGCAATGCTTTCTTTCGAATTAAAAAAAGACATAGATGCAGAAGCGTTTTTAAAAGCATTATCGCTTATAAAACCTTCTATGAGTTTGGCAGGAATAGAAAGTACCATGCTATTGCCTTCTAAAACCTCCCATTCTTTATTAACTGCCGAAGCTAGAAAAGAACAAGGAATAAAAGATGGACTGATTCGTTTTTCTGTTGGAATCGAATCTAAAAAAGATTTGATAGCGGATATCGAACAAGCTATAAACAAAACAAAAAATGCATAA
- a CDS encoding pseudouridine synthase, which yields MILNALIQHHHFILHKPYGYLSQLINNQNKRKNKRLLGELYDFPEGTMAIGRLDENSEGLLFLTTNGKVSETIRSAKVEKEYFAQVDGIITEQAMQQLQEGVKIGINGTKYTTKPCKVRAVITVDDFPFADRKVRDARHGPMSWVSITLTEGKFRQVRKMTAAVGYPTLRLVRVRIGDILLKLKSGEIEKINAF from the coding sequence ATTATTTTGAATGCATTAATCCAACATCACCACTTTATACTACATAAACCTTATGGCTATTTAAGTCAGTTAATAAACAACCAAAATAAAAGGAAGAATAAACGCTTACTAGGCGAATTATACGATTTTCCAGAAGGCACTATGGCCATTGGTAGATTAGACGAAAACTCAGAAGGCTTATTATTTTTAACTACTAACGGAAAAGTAAGTGAAACCATCCGAAGCGCTAAAGTTGAAAAAGAATATTTCGCTCAAGTAGACGGCATAATTACGGAGCAAGCAATGCAACAGCTACAAGAAGGAGTGAAAATTGGAATAAACGGCACAAAATACACTACCAAACCCTGTAAAGTAAGGGCTGTAATTACTGTAGACGACTTTCCTTTTGCAGATAGAAAAGTTAGAGATGCGCGACACGGACCAATGTCTTGGGTTTCTATAACGTTAACAGAAGGTAAGTTTAGACAAGTCCGAAAAATGACTGCAGCTGTTGGATATCCAACCTTGCGTTTAGTAAGAGTACGAATTGGTGATATATTACTAAAATTAAAGTCAGGAGAAATAGAAAAAATAAATGCTTTTTAG
- the mscL gene encoding large conductance mechanosensitive channel protein MscL, which yields MKFLKEFKEFAVKGNMMDMAIGIIIGASFNKVIDVLVKKVMMPPLSLMTDGLNFQDKKYILRDAVNNSEGVATTKEVVIEYGTFLEVSLDFLIVGLTVFLVVKAMNRLRTKAHDEKDTTVATPKDIELLAKLNDLMEEQNKLLKATKN from the coding sequence ATGAAATTTTTAAAAGAGTTTAAGGAGTTTGCTGTAAAAGGAAATATGATGGATATGGCAATCGGTATCATTATTGGTGCATCTTTTAATAAGGTAATAGATGTATTAGTAAAAAAGGTAATGATGCCACCTTTGTCTTTAATGACCGATGGCTTAAATTTTCAGGATAAAAAATATATACTTCGTGATGCTGTAAATAATAGTGAAGGTGTGGCGACTACCAAAGAAGTTGTTATAGAGTACGGAACTTTCTTAGAAGTCTCTCTTGATTTTTTAATCGTTGGATTAACGGTGTTCTTGGTTGTAAAAGCAATGAATCGATTGCGCACAAAGGCGCACGATGAAAAAGACACAACTGTGGCTACTCCCAAAGATATTGAGCTTTTAGCAAAGCTCAATGATTTAATGGAGGAACAAAATAAATTACTAAAAGCTACTAAAAATTAA